Proteins from one Podospora pseudocomata strain CBS 415.72m chromosome 4, whole genome shotgun sequence genomic window:
- a CDS encoding hypothetical protein (antiSMASH:Cluster_3) — protein sequence MGWTTAFTGFVSCQSPASIVAGISYHGYPPPLCPASGGVITGTWTWLVRILGTDPKSSDSKLCVELHQIYLPLPLPIHPRRSLPVHNPMNICIAHQPSTLLPLCCPSQNQRHQTPQHNPNLIPHICFPRPRPKMALFCSEKHPPLIGTPEVLLGMHHHMRLCLVIHDRAVRQDEHQSLSHLLRHQDLTSETKHLDIPSVGSAEHYLPSLELISYLKDLVRQKRAG from the coding sequence ATGGGGTGGACGACGGCGTTTActggttttgtttcttgtcaGTCACCAGCGAGTATTGTTGCAGGAATCTCATATCATGGATACCCACCGCCCCTCTGCCCGGCGTCCGGGGGAGTCATCACAGGCACATGGACATGGCTGGTCAGGATCTTGGGAACAGACCCCAAGTCAAGCGATAGCAAGCTCTGCGTGGAGCTACACCAAATAtacctccctcttcccctccccattcaCCCCAGGCGCAGCCTCCCCGTCCATAATCCCATGAACATATGCATAGCCCACCAGCCTtctaccctcctccccctctgtTGCCCTTCTCAAAACCAGAGgcaccaaactccccaacacaacccaaacctcatcccccacatTTGTTTCCCTCGGCCCAGACCCAAAATGGCCCTCTTCTGTTCGGAaaaacaccctcccctcattGGCACACCAGAAGTTCTCCTCGGCATGCATCACCACATGCGCCTTTGCCTCGTCATCCATGACCGTGCCGTTCGGCAAGATGAGCACCAAAGTCTGTCCCATCTTCTgcgccatcaagatctgACGAGCGAGACGAAACATCTGGATATCCCCAGCGTAGGCTCTGCTGAACACTACTTGCCCAGCCTTGAACTCATATCGTACCTCAAAGACTTGGTCCGACAGAAGCGTGCGGGCTAG
- a CDS encoding hypothetical protein (EggNog:ENOG503P8J6; antiSMASH:Cluster_3; COG:S): MNRQYIGMGGQGPVPRRAKKGSMNPFTIATNALFYSENAEITRSITIFGLAVALLSTGFGEAFLVPA; encoded by the exons atgaaCCGTCAATACATCGGTATGGGTGGCCAGGGCCCCGTGCCCCGCCGCGCGAAGAAGGGCTCCATGAACCCATTTACCATTGCCACCAACGCTCTCTTCTACTCTGAGAATGCCGAGATCACCCgcagcatcaccatcttTGGTCTTGCTGTTGCTCTTTTGAGCACTGGCTTTGGCGAGGCCTTCCTTGT TCCCGCTTAA
- a CDS encoding hypothetical protein (EggNog:ENOG503P22Q; COG:S): MSNIDQTGGGFLPPSPASTATSTATANTFSGNASPLPHPRGHALKAGSAKEDKIRNYISDRLAHINRRLVTKPEEETDNNIKPYTSLADLCQTDLDPLINIIWLSGTPALQIPYLLNIASDFNDWLQTPTSFSVAHKASSPTIFGILSKLDHCFASLLCGRDFVTSEPLPGFFNSASATGGSGMSKTDMVRLKSTVQQTRVVIVDVLDNDDDGETSRVEELDDQDGEEGDDYDGDEWDDREKERMFMDVARVYENTLVKLGELLLE; the protein is encoded by the exons ATGTCTAACATCGACCAAACCGGGGGCGGCTttctcccaccatcaccagcttcAACAGCGACCTCGActgccaccgccaacacaTTCAGCGGCAACGCCTCGCCATTACCACACCCTCGAGGCCATGCCCTCAAAGCAGGCTCtgccaaggaggacaagatcCGTAACTACATCTCAGATCGCCTCGCCCACATCAACCGCCGTCTGGTCACcaaaccagaagaagagaccgacaacaacatcaaaccaTACACCTCACTGGCTGACCTGTGCCAAACTGACCTCGATCCACTCATCAATATCATATGGCTATCCGGGACAC CGGCCCTGCAAATACCATACCTGCTCAACATTGCTTCCGACTTCAATGACTGGCTGCAAACACCCACGTCCTTTTCAGTCGCACACAaggcatcttcaccaaccatATTCGGCATTTTGTCCAAACTGGACCATTGCTTTGCCAGTCTGCTTTGTGGCCGCGATTTCGTCACTTCTGAACCCCTTCCTGGCTTCTTCAACTCTGCATCGGCGACCGGGGGCTCCGGAATGTCCAAGACAGATATGGTGAGACTCAAGAGCACGGTTCAGCAGACGAGAGTTGTTATCGTTGACGTCCTGGacaatgatgatgacggggaaACTAGCAGGGTGGAGGAACTTGATGatcaagatggagaagagggggatgattATGATGGCGATGAGTGGGACGACCGTGAGAAAGAGCGCATGTTCATGGATGTGGCACGCGTTTATGAGAATACGCTGGTCAAACTGGGAGAGTTGCTTTTGGAGTAA
- a CDS encoding hypothetical protein (EggNog:ENOG503PNZM), translating into MRFLPLLPLLGLTTATAITAPRATTGTETSLEPYQFRALKPRGTVRLSDLLNPLIGFLECSQGDATVQLLCRIVAAKVNDALAANNIKIDRSGLLFQYNDPTNVKIDTGHSCTVTAEITGTQANAKLLAEAGIKFSGNPISLSNPGIFVADLPIELWARADIKQKFGTRVLGKCIGAGSDSFNAAGSLATRAQLAILFTFAPAPLKRDAAGNYILTIRPITKVAAQLSDTNIKFNISGVSFLNGLVTAILGSTSSILKAVTHLFKGDSLKAVWNDILRSVIDITAGTLLATPFDLLDNLVEMLAKSVIEEKTQALNTAYSGELEKALRAKVSQALGLNANGERSFTLKKDIVELVAILGERSPDLWLPDKPANFCSSDAQCDDGRYCNGVEKCVNEVCIGGFEPCTRLDAICVESTKTCRIQPPRCGTGRCQIPRDAGELAEIEAY; encoded by the coding sequence ATGAGATTTCTTCCATTGCTTCCCCTTCTGGGGCTGACAACCGCCACAGCAATCACTGCGCCCCGTGCTACCACCGGCACAGAAACCTCCCTCGAGCCCTATCAGTTCCGCGCCCTCAAGCCCCGCGGCACTGTCCGTCTTTctgacctcctcaaccccctcatcggTTTCTTGGAGTGTTCACAAGGCGATGCCACTGTTCAGCTACTCTGCCGCATCGTCGCCGCCAAGGTGAACGATGCGCTCGCTgcaaacaacatcaagattGACCGAAGCGGTCTTCTCTTCCAATACAACGACCCCACCAACGTCAAAATTGACACTGGCCATTCCTGCACGGTCACGGCCGAGATCACTGGCACCCAAGCCAATGCCAAGCTCCTCGCCGAGGCCGGCATCAAGTTCTCGGGCAACCCCATCTCCCTATCCAACCCCGGCATCTTCGTcgccgacctccccatcGAGCTTTGGGCGCGCGCCGATATCAAGCAAAAATTCGGAACTCGGGTCCTGGGTAAGTGCATCGGCGCTGGTTCCGACTCGTTCAACGCAGCTGGCTCTCTGGCCACCCGTGCTCAACTTgccatcctcttcaccttcgCACCTGCCCCCCTCAAACGCGATGCGGCAGGCAACtacatcctcaccatccgtCCCATCACCAAGGTTGCTGCCCAACTCAGCGACACGAACATCAAGTTCAACATCAGCGGGGTGTCCTTCCTTAACGGTCTTGTCACGGCCATCCTGGGTAGCACATCCAGTATCCTCAAGGCGGTAACCCACCTCTTCAAGGGTGACTCCCTCAAGGCAGTTTGGAATGACATCCTCCGGTCGGTTATCGATATTACTGCCGGCACGCTGCTCGCCACTCCGTTTGATCTTCTTGATAACCTTGTCGAGATGCTCGCCAAAAGTGTGATCGAGGAAAAGACCCAAGCACTTAACACCGCCTACAGCGGTGAGCTTGAGAAGGCTCTCAGGGCCAAGGTCTCGCAGGCACTCGGACTGAACGCCAATGGGGAGAGGTCATTCACCTTGAAGAAGGATATTGTTGAGTTGGTTGCCATCTTGGGCGAGAGGAGTCCCGATCTCTGGCTTCCCGACAAGCCTGCCAATTTCTGTTCGTCCGACGCCCAGTGTGACGATGGCAGATACTGCAATGGCGTCGAGAAGTGTGTGAATGAGGTTTGTATCGGCGGGTTCGAGCCGTGCACGAGACTTGATGCCATCTGCGTCGAGTCGACCAAGACTTGCCGAATCCAGCCGCCGCGGTGCGGAACTGGGAGGTGCCAGATCCCCCGAGATGCGGGTGAGTTGGCTGAGATTGAGGCATACTAG
- a CDS encoding hypothetical protein (EggNog:ENOG503NYH8; COG:S), translating into MLALENFKTDTIENVFQRCILITGTTAAAIDHILLKAESRRGRPDQLAQPWPVSNGHFKALALLTPGLNTISVISGNDNDDKIELRIRYLLLTKTPPLHLAILIAKDSPLSIDCPPVKFGALSSTHSSLDAAIAKFRVTALMWQALVPEEMQKADPGRRSFCLEEEKGVDTLTRDKVRNSFTSPKEAMGLVPRVHLVRASRTVAEIRAMDGPQLEDAFVEALKICGGPFVARNKPVVAGLILDSHFDTKRKRVLGHASRARYDPNGLSLAMFGSHLTYAWPRFMDEIPDCLLDTRPSGDSVDGRSCSPLWQTCAAGQRDFFYQALSAFGAKTEQSRRVDDIAEWPMAFLGSCHGQKHAGCQRLSDRAWDVSVYGHLRDLLFLRASRPHFRVPGDKGTLFCLDPPVIEISGTFEKAVVTISSTTGIKHFSTEQGPWPSASFVKCSPGLWKAVLDKELIARSVHKTWGIKVLAGNGLETEVQNIWAHLHPATVFTLPGRRGITIEKKSVGPRGGAPVSGSTGWTAMLKKKDSDGKVVRATKLALHVGDALDGALLYYSDGTFVTCGQPGKIPGGHQRRCIGLRNGVEIKCVAVTRMERSWWPLVGLRVWMGDGRGMGALNARHHGGKNTEFLVPGKGRRIVGFFGRHGGVGGLCSEFGIITAPEGVRLPEEVYDETKWETKWEVVDGKEQVGDDRKREAEKEGEDGGRRAKRRKAEDSMVLESNTMKLDDDRDSSSDEEGENDVADDADFGYDDFRTSNAFKELYEGKGYDKGGGYGLMRALQDLDRATSGMGALGGGLMGLLLLAGRS; encoded by the exons ATGTTGGCACTGGAAAACTTCAAAACCGACACAATCGAGAATGTATTTCAGCGATGCATTCTCATCACCGGAACAACAGCTGCAGCTATTGATCACATCCTGCTCAAAGCCGAGTCTCGAAGGGGCAGGCCTGACCAGCTGGCACAGCCATGGCCAGTTTCCAACGGCCACTTCAAGGCTTtagccctcctcacccctgGCCTCAATACCATCAGCGTCATCTCCGGAAACGACAATGATGACAAGATCGAACTCCGCATACGGTACCTCCTCTTGACCAAGACGCCACCGCTGCACCTGGCTATCCTGATAGCCAAAGACTCGCCTTTGTCCATCGACTGTCCTCCTGTCAAATTTGGCGCCTTGAGCAGCACCCACTCCAGCCTCGATGCCGCCATTGCCAAGTTCCGCGTCACAGCCCTGATGTGGCAGGCGCTCGTTCCAGAAGAGATGCAAAAGGCAGATCCCGGCCGCCGCTCGTTttgcttggaggaggagaagggtgtggATACGCTCACCCGAGATAAGGTCCGAAACTCTTTCACCTCACCCAAAGAGGCGATGGGCTTGGTCCCGCGTGTGCACCTTGTCCGTGCTAGCAGGACAGTGGCGGAAATTCGTGCTATGGATGGGCCACAACTGGAAGACGCGTTTGTCGAAGCCCTCAAGATCTGCGGCGGACCGTTCGTTGCCAGAAACAAACCTGTTGTTGCCGGCCTCATTCTAGATTCCCACTTTGACACGAAGCGGAAACGGGTCTTGGGGCATGCATCAAGAGCGAGATACGACCCAAATGGTCTGTCGCTTGCCATGTTCGGAAGTCACCTCACGTACGCTTGGCCCAGGTTCATGGATGAGATCCCCGATTGCTTGCTGGATACCAGACCATCTGGCGATTCAGTAGACGGCCGGTCTTGCTCCCCCTTGTGGCAAACCTGCGCCGCGGGCCAGCGAGACTTTTTCTATCAAGCCCTGTCGGCATTTGGAGCCAAGACTGAACAGTCCAGGCGGGTGGATGATATCGCTGAGTGGCCCATGGCCTTCCTCGGGTCTTGTCATGGCCAAAAGCATGCCGGATGTCAACGTCTGTCGGATCGCGCCTGGGATGTTTCCGTCTACGGTCACCTCCGCGATCTGCTCTTTCTTCGCGCCTCCCGACCTCACTTCCGCGTCCCGGGCGATAAAGGCACCCTCTTTTGCCTTGACCCGCCTGTCATTGAGATATCTGGCACGTTTGAGAAAGCTGTTGTTACGATTTCCTCCACCACGgggatcaagcacttcagCACGGAGCAGGGGCCATGGCCTTCGGCCTCGTTTGTAAAGTGTAGCCCTGGCCTGTGGAAAGCGGTGCTTGACAAGGAGCTTATTGCGAGAAGCGTGCACAAGACATGGGGCATAAAGGTTCTGGCGGGGAATGGGCTGGAGACAGAGGTGCAGAATATTTGGGCACATTTACACCCCGCCACGGTTTTCACTCTCCCGGGGCGGAGGGGCATTACCattgagaagaagagtgtTGGTCCGCGGGGTGGTGCTCCTGTTTCGGGATCAACAGGCTGGACGgcgatgttgaagaagaaagactcggatgggaaggtggtgagggctACAAAGTTGGCGCtgcatgttggtgatgcgcTTGACGGTGCCCTGTTGTATTATTCTGACGGGACGTTCGTGACATGCGGGCAACCAGGGAAGATACCGGGCGGTCACCAAAGAAGGTGTATTGGTCTCAGAAACGGAGTAGAGATCAAATGTGTAGCTGTGACAAGAATggagaggagctggtggcCTTTGGTTGGGCTGAGGGTGTGgatgggtgatgggagggggatgggtgCGCTGAACGCACGGCATCATGGAGGGAAGAATACCGAATTTCTTGTCccggggaaagggaggaggattgttggtttttttggacggcatggaggggtgggggggttgtgtaGTGAGTTTGGGATTATCACTGCGCCGGAGGGGGTAAGGTtgccggaggaggtgtaTGATGAAACGAAGTGGGAAACGAAGTGGGAGGTGGTAGATGGGAAGGAACAGGTGGGAGACGAtaggaagagggaggctgaaaaggagggagaagatggaggtcGTCGggcaaagagaagaaaggcTGAG GACTCGATGGTACTTGAAAGTAACACCATGAAGCTGGATGACGACCGGGATTCAAGCAgtgacgaggaaggagagaatGACGTTGCGGATGATGCCGACTTCGGGTATGATGATTTCCGGACGTCCAATGCGTTCAAGGAGTTATATGAGGGCAAGGGATAT GATAAGGGAGGGGGATACGGTTTGATGAGGGCTTTGCAGGATTTGGATCGGGCTACgtcggggatgggggcgTTGGGGGGTGGACTAATGGgactgttgctgctggcggggaggagttga
- a CDS encoding hypothetical protein (EggNog:ENOG503P7J9), translating to MITPAKKRGQDQRRGRHRCQQLRRLPEGTADSLYYTTYDEADNKVLIPIIDASSGNIARDLANLSDSSTAPRSELEVAPAKSVKRQRSGCGTRYNLRHGDCDLAYERLKDTCGNGIVIGKNSAISAVAGSVVSYMCTYSNRDGV from the exons ATGATCACGCCGGCTAAGAAGCGGGGACAAGACCAAAGGAGAGGG CGCCATCGCTGTCAACAACTTCGTCGTCTCCCCGAAGGCACGGCCGACAGCCTCTACTACACAACCTACGACGAAGCCGACAACAAGGTGCTCATCCCCATTATCGATGCCTCTAGCGGCAACATTGCCCGCGATCTCGCCAATCTGAGCGACagctccaccgccccccgCTCTGAGCTTGAAGTCGCCCCGGCCAAGTCCGTCAAGCGCCAGAGGTCTGGCTGTGGCACCCGCTACAACCTCCGCCATGGCGACTGCGACCTCGCGTACGAGAGACTCAAGGATACCTGCGGCAATGGTATTGTTATCGGTAAGAACAGTGCTATTTCTGCCGTTGCAGGCAGTGTCGTTTCGTACATGTGTACTTATAGCAACCGtgatggtgtttga
- a CDS encoding hypothetical protein (EggNog:ENOG503P91C; COG:S), whose product MIAIKFILALLALGTASVLAAPAASIKFSPRQGNEVSVFACTEARFTGECRMLPTPAEQCFNIDPAWNDVISSIQNLERDRFKCKWFEHQNCEGKEYKNQDDADLTDGNGFFDDRITSWFCERK is encoded by the exons ATGATtgcaatcaagttcatccttgccctccttgccctcggcaCTGCCTCTGTTCTTGCAGCTCCTGCTGCAAGCATCAAGTTCTCGCCTCGTCAGGGTAACGAGGTTTCCGTCTTTGCCTGTACCGAAGCACGCTTCACCGGAGAGTGTCGCATGCTCCCGACACCGGCCGAACAATGCT TCAACATTGATCCGGCCTGGAACGACGTTATCAGCTCCATCCAGAATCTTGAGAGAGACAGGTTCAAGTGCAAGTGGTTTGA GCACCAGAACTGCGAAGGAAAGGAGTACAAGAACCAGGATGATGCCGATCTGACGGATGGGAACGGCTTTTTCGATGATCGCATTACTTCTTGGTTTTGCGAGAGGAAGTGA
- the EG1 gene encoding Endoglucanase EG-1 (EggNog:ENOG503NZ99; COG:G; CAZy:GH7): MSSLATLLTAGLTLSGLAVAQKPGPTKEVHPKITTYRCSKKHGCKPQTNYIVLDSLAHPVYQAAAPQYGCGDWGQKPNATACPTKEACAKNCIMDGVSDYSAYGVTTNETALTLEHILPNGKFVSPRVYLLDKTKQKYEMLKLTGNEFTFDVDATRLPCGMNSALYLSEMPADGNKSKLNKGGAYYGTGYCDAQCFTTPFIGGEGNIEGKGSCCNEMDIWEANSRATHVAPHTCNKPGLYLCEGEECGGTKAGVCDKPGCGWNPYRVNVTDYYGNSDEFKVDTRRPFTVITQFPADKNGKLTSIKRFYQQDGKTIETYSVDVDGLPKVDGLNDEFCAATGAERFLELGAHKGMGEAMTRGMVLAMSIWWDEGGFMNWLDSGEAGPCAPTDGDPKNIVKVEPFPVVTYDNMRWGEIGSTFKVEKEGKGKGKGKHRRSIQ, from the exons ATGTCCTCCCTCGCCACTCTTCTCACGGCCGGCCTCACCCTCAGCGGGTTGGCTGTTGCCCAAAAGCCCGGTCCCACCAAGGAGGTGCACCCCAAGATCACCACCTACCGCTGCAGCAAGAAGCACGGCTGCAAGCCCCAGACCAACTACATCGTCCTCGACTCGCTTGCTCACCCCGTCTaccaggctgctgctcctcagtATGGCTGCGGTGACTGGGGCCAGAAGCCCAACGCCACCGCCTGCCCTACTAAGGAGGCCTGCGCGAAAAACTGCATCATGGACGGTGTCTCCGACTACTCGGCCTACGGTGTCACGACCAATGAGACGGCCCTGACTCTCGAGCACATTCTCCCCAACGGAAAGTTTGTCAGCCCAAGAGTCTACCTTTTGGACAAGACCAAGCAGAAGTATGAGATGCTCAAGCTCACCGGCAACGAGTTCACCTTCGACGTCGACGCCACCCGCCTTCCTTGCGGCATGAACTCTGCTCTGTACCTGAGCGAGATGCCCGCCGATGGCAACAAGAGCAAGCTCAACAAGGGCGGTGCTTACTACGGCACTGGTTACTGCGATGCTCAGTGCTTTACCACCCCCTTcattggtggtgag GGCAACATCGAAGGCAAGGGCTCCTGCTGCAACGAGATGGACATTTGGGAGGCCAACTCCCGCGCCACCCACGTCGCGCCCCACACGTGCAACAAGCCCGGCCTCTACCTCTGCGAAGGCGAGGAGTGCGGCGGCACCAAGGCCGGTGTCTGCGACAAGCCCGGCTGCGGGTGGAATCCCTACCGCGTCAACGTGACTGACTACTACGGCAACTCGGACGAGTTCAAGGTCGACACCCGCCGCCCTTTCACCGTCATCACCCAGTTCCCCGCCGACAAGAACGGCAAGCTCACCTCCATCAAGAGGTTCTATCAGCAAGATGGCAAGACCATTGAGACGTACTCGGTTGACGTCGATGGTCTCCCCAAGGTTGACGGTTTGAACGACGAGTTCTGCGCCGCTACTGGTGCCGAGAGGTTCCTCGAGCTGGGCGCCCACAAGGGCATGGGCGAGGCGATGACGAGGGGTATGGTTCTTGCTATGAGCATCTGGTGGGACGAGGGCGGCTTCATGAACTGGCTCGACAGCGGCGAGGCTGGGCCGTGCGCACCTACTGATGGTGACCCGAAGAATATTGTCAAGGTTGAGCCCTTCCCCGTTGTCACTTATGACAACATGAGGTGGGGTGAGATTGGCTCTACATTCAAGGTTGAGAAGGaaggcaagggcaagggcaagggcaagcaCAGACGCTCGATTCAGTAG
- a CDS encoding hypothetical protein (EggNog:ENOG503PG51), translating into MKFTLAAAAFAFLASAADAATAKITTSWIVNAGLLPVTTCYYHGEDGKTYFMGDFSDGCRGTKHDWVRQICVDSSKTRAHITFSGGTRRCFKRTWRSSECVGTGPESCYKGICPTCSRAEYTPTSCTW; encoded by the coding sequence ATGAAGTTCACCCTCGCAGCCGCAGCTTTTGCATTCCTAGCCAGCGCTGCCgacgccgccaccgccaagaTCACCACCAGCTGGATCGTCAACGCCGGCCTTCTTCCCGTCACGACGTGTTATTATCATGGCGAGGACGGCAAGACCTACTTCATGGGCGACTTCAGCGATGGCTGCCGCGGCACCAAGCACGATTGGGTTCGCCAGATCTGCGTAGACTCATCAAAGACTAGGGCGCATATCACCTTTTCCGGCGGTACCAGGAGGTGCTTCAAGCGGACTTGGAGGAGCTCAGAGTGCGTCGGAACGGGACCTGAGTCCTGCTACAAGGGCATCTGCCCCACGTGCTCCAGGGCCGAATACACCCCGACTTCGTGCACCTGGTGA
- a CDS encoding hypothetical protein (EggNog:ENOG503P91C; COG:S): protein MFNLKTTILIAMGVLSATAAPTVHTSSDGRITAGQNTAFVFACQNARWGNPCQTFGSNPGTCFNVPGSYNDRISSIRNLDKNRFHCVWYEHSNCGGRSYGNQEDANLHDGNGFFSDRISSWRCNTRQFRTAAGGSGAVEVAEQQ, encoded by the exons ATGTTCAACCTGAagaccaccatcctcatcgccatGGGCGTTCTCTCAGCCACCGCTGCCCCTACAGTGCATACCTCATCTGACGGCCGCATCACGGCTGGTCAGAACACGGCCTTTGTGTTTGCCTGCCAGAACGCTCGCTGGGGCAACCCATGCCAAACCTTTGGATCCAACCCCGGTACATGCT TCAATGTCCCCGGCAGCTACAATGACCGCATCAGCTCCATCCGCAACCTTGACAAGAACCGCTTCCACTGTGTCTGGTATGA ACACTCCAACTGCGGAGGCCGCTCTTACGGTAACCAGGAGGATGCCAATCTTCACGATGGCAACGGCTTCTTCAGCGACCGCATCAGCTCCTGGCGTTGCAACACCAGACAGTTCCGCACAGCAGCTGGCGGCTCTGGGGCTGTGGAGGTGGCTGAGCAGCAGTAA